The Perca fluviatilis chromosome 2, GENO_Pfluv_1.0, whole genome shotgun sequence genome includes a region encoding these proteins:
- the prpf8 gene encoding pre-mRNA-processing-splicing factor 8, whose product MAATFPYRGVPAGMPPGVPPPVPVPDYMSEEKLQEKARKWQHLQAKRYSEKRKFGFVDAQKEDMPPEHVRKIIRDHGDMTNRKFRHDKRVYLGALKYMPHAVLKLLENMPMPWEQIRDVPVLYHITGAISFVNEIPWVIEPVYIAQWGTMWIMMRREKRDRRHFKRMRFPPFDDEEPPLDYADNILDVEPLEAIQMELDSEEDSSVAEWLYEHQPLKDSAKFVNGTTYRRWQFTLPMMSTLYRLANQLLTDLVDFNYFYLFDLKAFFTSKALNMAIPGGPKFEPLVRDINLQDEDWNEFNDINKIIIRQPIRTEYKIAFPYLYNNLPHHVHLTWYHTPNVVFIKTEDPDLPAFYFDPLINPISHRHSVKSQEPLPDDDEEFELPEYVEPFLKDTPLYTDNTANGIALLWAPRPFNLRSGRTRRAIDIPLIKNWYREHCPAGQPVKVRVSYQKLLKYYVLNALKHRPPKAQKKRYLFRSFKATKFFQSTKLDWVEVGLQVCRQGYNMLNLLIHRKNLNYLHLDYNFNLKPVKTLTTKERKKSRFGNAFHLCREVLRLSKLVVDSHVQYRLGNVDAFQLSDGLQYIFAHVGQLTGMYRYKYKLMRQIRMCKDLKHLIYYRFNTGPVGKGPGCGFWAPGWRVWLFFMRGITPLLERWLGNLLARQFEGRHSKGVAKTVTKQRVESHFDLELRAAVMHDILDMMPEGIKQNKARTILQHLSESWRCWKANIPWKVPGLPTPIENMILRYVKAKADWWTNTAHYNRERIRRGATVDKTVCKKNLGRLTRLYLKAEQERQHNYLKDGPYITAEEAVAIYTTTVHWLESRRFSPIPFPPLSYKHDTKLLILALERLKEAYSVKSRLNQSQREELGLIEQAYDNPHEALSRIKRHLLTQRAFKEVGIEFMDLYSHLVPVYDVEPLEKITDAYLDQYLWYEADKRRLFPPWIKPADTEPPPLLVYKWCQGINNLQDVWETAEGECNVMLESRYEKMYEKIDLTLLNRLLRLIVDHNIADYMTAKNNVVINYKDMNHTNSYGIIRGLQFASFIVQYYGLVMDLLVLGLHRASEMAGPPQMPNDFLSFQDTPTESAHPIRLYCRYIDRIHIFFRFSADEARDLIQRYLTEHPDPNNENIVGYNNKKCWPRDARMRLMKHDVNLGRAVFWDIKNRLPRSVTTVQWENSFVSVYSKDNPNLLFNMCGFECRILPKCRTSYEEFTHKDGVWNLQNEVTKERTAQCFLRVDDESMQRFHNRVRQILMASGSTTFTKIVNKWNTALIGLMTYFREAVVNTQELLDLLVKCENKIQTRIKIGLNSKMPSRFPPVVFYTPKELGGLGMLSMGHVLIPQSDLRWSKQTDVGITHFRSGMSHEEDQLIPNLYRYIQPWESEFIDSQRVWAEYALKRQEAIAQNRRLTLEDLEDSWDRGIPRINTLFQKDRHTLAYDKGWRVRTDFKQYQVLKQNPFWWTHQRHDGKLWNLNNYRTDMIQALGGVEGILEHTLFKGTYFPTWEGLFWEKASGFEESMKWKKLTNAQRSGLNQIPNRRFTLWWSPTINRANVYVGFQVQLDLTGIFMHGKIPTLKISLIQIFRAHLWQKIHESIVMDLCQVFDQELDALEIETVQKETIHPRKSYKMNSSCADILLFASYKWNVSRPSLLADSKDVMDSTTTQKYWIDIQLRWGDYDSHDIERYARAKFLDYTTDNMSIYPSPTGVLIAIDLAYNLHSAYGNWFPGSKPLIQQAMAKIMKANPALYVLRERIRKGLQLYSSEPTEPYLSSQNYGELFSNQIIWFVDDTNVYRVTIHKTFEGNLTTKPINGAIFIFNPRTGQLFLKIIHTSVWAGQKRLGQLAKWKTAEEVAALIRSLPVEEQPKQIIVTRKGMLDPLEVHLLDFPNIVIKGSELQLPFQACLKVEKFGDLILKATEPQMVLFNLYDDWLKTISSYTAFSRLILILRALHVNNDRAKVILKPDKTTITEPHHIWPTLTDEEWIKVEVQLKDLILADYGKKNNVNVASLTQSEIRDIILGMEISAPSQQRQQIAEIEKQTKEQSQLTATQTRTVNKHGDEIITSTTSNYETQTFSSKTEWRVRAISAANLHLRTNHIYVSSDDIKETGYTYILPKNVLKKFICISDLRAQIAGYLYGTSPPDNPQVKEIRCIVMVPQWGTHQTVHLPNQLPGHEYLKEMEPLGWIHTQPNESPQLSPQDVTTHAKVMADNPSWDGEKTIIITCSFTPGSCTLTAYKLTPSGYEWGRQNTDKGNNPKGYLPSHYERVQMLLSDRFLGFFMVPGQVSWNYNFMGVRHDPNMKYDLQLANPKEFYHEVHRPSHFLNFASLQEGEIYNADREDMYA is encoded by the exons ATGGCAGCTACCTTCCCCTACAGAGGGGTCCCTGCAGGGATGCCACCAGGTGTACCCCCTCCTGTGCCCGTCCCAGACTACATGTCTGAGGAAAAACTGCAAGAGAAAG CAAGAAAATGGCAGCACTTACAGGCAAAGCGCTACTCAGAAAAGAGAAAGTTTGGCTTTGTGGATGCTCAGAAGGAAGACATGCCACCTGAACATGTACGCAAGATCATCAGGGACCATGGAGACATGACCAATAGAAAGTTTCGCCATGACAAGAGGGTGTACCTTGG TGCCCTCAAGTACATGCCCCATGCAGTACTGAAGCTGCTTGAAAACATGCCTATGCCCTGGGAACAGATCAGAGACGTGCCCGTCCTCTACCACATCACCGGAGCTATTTCCTTTGTGAATGAAATCCCCTGGGTCATAGAGCCGGTCTACATTGCTCAGTGGGG CACCATGTGGATTATGATGCGGCGTGAGAAGCGTGATCGTCGGCACTTCAAGCGGATGCGTTTTCCACCATTTGATGATGAGGAGCCGCCACTGGACTACGCTGACAACATCCTTGATGTGGAACCACTGGAGGCCATCCAGATGGAgctggactctgaggaggacTCTTCAGTTGCAGAGTGGTTATATGAGCACCAACCCCTCAAAGACTCTGCCAA GTTTGTGAACGGCACCACCTACCGTCGCTGGCAGTTCACACTGCCCATGATGTCCACACTGTACCGCCTGGCCAATCAGCTGCTCACTGACCTGGTGGATTTCAATTACTTTTATCTGTTTGACCTCAAGGCCTTCTTTACGTCAAAGGCCTTGAATATGGCCATCCCTGGAGGACCGAAGTTTGAGCCACTGGTCAGGGACATCAACCTCCA GGATGAAGACTGGAATGAGTTCAATGACATCAACAAGATCATCATCCGACAGCCTATCAGGACAGAGTACAAAATCGCCTTCCCCTACCTGTACAACAACTTGCCACACCACGTCCACCTAACCTG GTATCATACACCCAACGTGGTGTTTATCAAGACCGAGGATCCAGATCTCCCAGCGTTCTACTTTGACCCGCTGATCAACCCAATTTCACACAGACATTCTGTCAAG AGTCAGGAGCCTCTGCCTGATGACGATGAGGAGTTTGAGCTTCCTGAATATGTGGAGCCCTTCCTCAAGGACACCCCACTCTACACAGACAACACAGCTAATGGCATTGCTCTGCTGTGGGCACCCAGACCCTTCAACCTCAGATCTGGCCGCACAAGGCGTGCCATTGATATCCCCCTGATCAAGAACTG GTACCGTGAGCACTGCCCTGCAGGACAGCCAGTGAAAGTGCGTGTGTCATACCAGAAATTGCTCAAGTACTATGTGCTTAATGCTCTCAAACACAGACCACCCAAGGCCCAGAAGAAGAG GTATTTGTTCCGCTCCTTCAAGGCCACAAAGTTCTTTCAGTCCACCAAGCTGGACTGGGTTGAGGTTGGTCTGCAGGTTTGCCGACAGGGCTACAACATGCTCAATCTGCTTATCCACCGTAAGAACCTCAACTACCTGCATCTCGACTACAACTTCAACCTGAAGCCTGTCAAGACACTGACTACAAAG GAAAGAAAGAAGTCCCGATTCGGTAATGCCTTTCACTTGTGCAGAGAGGTGCTGCGTCTCAGCAAGCTGGTGGTGGACAGCCACGTGCAGTACAGACTGGGAAATGTTGATGCCTTCCAG TTGTCTGATGGGCTGCAGTACATCTTCGCCCATGTGGGTCAGCTGACAGGCATGTACCGCTACAAGTACAAGTTGATGAGACAAATCCGGATGTGCAAAGATCTGAAGCATCTCATCTACTACCGGTTCAACACT GGTCCTGTGGGCAAGGGTCCAGGTTGTGGCTTCTGGGCTCCCGGCTGGAGAGTGTGGCTGTTCTTCATGAGGGGGATCACTCCGCTGTTGGAGAGGTGGCTGGGGAATCTGCTGGCCAGGCAGTTTGAAG GACGTCACTCCAAGGGTGTGGCCAAGACAGTGACCAAACAGCGTGTGGAGTCTCACTTTGACCTGGAGCTGCGTGCTGCTGTGATGCATGACATCTTGGACATGATGCCTGAGGGCATCAAACAGAACAAGGCCAGAACCATTCTGCAGCACCTCAGTGAGTCCTGGAGGTGCTGGAAGGCCAACATCCCCTGGAAG GTGCCAGGCCTGCCCACTCCCATTGAGAACATGATCCTGCGCTACGTGAAGGCTAAAGCTGACTGGTGGACCAACACTGCCCACTACAACCGTGAGCGAATCCGCCGCGGAGCCACTGTGGACAAGACTGTGTGCAAGAAGAACCTGGGGAGACTGACCCGTCTGTACCTGAAAGCTGAGCAGGAGAGACAGCACAACTACCTGAAG GATGGACCCTACATCACAGCTGAAGAGGCGGTAGCCATCTACACCACCACTGTTCACTGGCTGGAGAGTCGGCGCTTCTCGCCCATCCCTTTCCCTCCACTGTCCTACAAACATGACACCAAGCTGCTCATCCTGGCCTTGGAGAGGCTCAAGGAGGCGTACAG TGTGAAGTCGCGTCTGAaccagagtcagagggaggagctGGGGCTGATTGAGCAGGCTTACGACAATCCTCACGAGGCCTTGTCCAGGATCAAACGTCACCTGCTCACCCAGAGAGCCTTCAAAGAG GTGGGTATCGAGTTCATGGACCTGTACAGTCATCTGGTGCCCGTGTATGATGTAGAGCCCCTGGAGAAGATCACGGATGCCTACCTTGACCAGTACCTGTGGTACGAGGCGGACAAGAGACGCCTCTTCCCACCCTGGATCAAACCTGCTGACACTGAACCACCACCACTGCTGGTCTACAAGTGGTGCCAAG GCATCAACAACTTGCAGGACGTGTGGGAGACGGCGGAGGGAGAGTGCAACGTGATGCTCGAGTCCCGCTACGAGAAGATGTATGAGAAGATTGATCTGACCCTGCTCAACAGGCTGCTGCGTCTTATTGTGGACCACAACATCGCTGATTACATGACCGCCAAGAACAATGTGGTCATCAACTACAAG GATATGAACCACACCAACTCCTACGGCATCATCAGGGGGCTCCAGTTTGCCTCATTCATTGTACAGTACTACGGTCTGGTGATGGACCTGCTGGTGCTGGGCCTGCACCGTGCCAGTGAGATGGCCGGCCCACCTCAGATGCCCAATGACTTCCTCAGTTTCCAAGACACCCCCACGGAGAGCGCCCACCCAATTCGTTTGTACTGCCGCTACATCGACCGCATCCACATCTTTTTCAG GTTCTCTGCTGACGAGGCCAGAGATCTGATTCAGAGGTACCTGACGGAGCACCCAGACCCCAACAATGAAAACATAGTGGGTTATAACAACAAGAAGTGTTGGCCACGTGATGCCCGCATGAGACTGATGAAGCACGATGTCAACCT TGGACGTGCTGTGTTCTGGGACATCAAGAACCGCCTGCCCAGATCAGTGACCACTGTCCAGTGGGAGAACAGCTTTGTTTCGGTCTACAGCAAAGACAACCCCAACCTGCTCTTCAACATGTGTGGCTTTGAGTGCCGCATCTTGCCAAAGTGCCGCACCAGCTATGAGGAGTTTACCCACAAAGATGGTGTGTGGAACCTGCAGAACGAG GTAACCAAAGAGAGGACAGCCCAGTGTTTCTTGCGTGTGGATGATGAATCGATGCAGCGCTTCCACAACAGAGTGCGCCAGATCCTGATGGCCTCTGGATCCACCACATTCACAAAG ATTGTGAACAAATGGAACACAGCTTTGATCGGTCTAATGACATACTTCCGTGAGGCTGTGGTCAACACCCAGGAGCTCCTGGACCTGCTGGTGAAGTGTGAGAACAAGATCCAGACGCGTATCAAGATCGGCCTGAACTCCAAAATGCCTAGCCGTTTCCCTCCTGTAGTCTTCTACACTCCCAAAGAGTTGGGCGGCCTTGGCATGCTGTCTATGGGCCATGTGCTTATTCCACAGTCAGACCTGCG gtgGTCCAAGCAGACAGATGTGGGTATCACCCACTTCAGGTCTGGAATGAGCCATGAAGAAGACCAGCTGATTCCTAACCTGTATCGTTACATTCAGCCGTGGGAGAGCGAGTTCATTGACTCCCAGAGGGTTTGGGCTGAGTATGCCCTCAAAAGACAAGAGGCCATTGCCCAGAACAG gCGTCTGACCCTGGAAGATTTGGAGGACTCGTGGGACAGAGGAATTCCTCGTATCAACACACTTTTCCAgaaggacagacacacactggctTATGACAAAGGCTGGAGAGTCAGGACCGATTTCAAACAGTACCAG GTGCTGAAGCAGAATCCATTCTGGTGGACCCACCAGAGGCACGATGGCAAACTGTGGAACTTGAACAACTACCGCACAGACATGATCCAGGCTCTGGGAGGTGTGGAGGGCATCCTGGAACACACACTCTTCAAAGGCACTTACTTTCCCACCTGGGAGGGTCTCTTCTG GGAAAAGGCGAGTGGCTTTGAGGAGTCCATGAAATGGAAAAAGCTGACCAATGCCCAGAGGTCTGGTCTGAACCAAATCCCCAACCGTCGCTTCACACTTTGGTGGTCACCCACCATCAACAGAGCCAAC GTGTACGTGGGTTTCCAGGTACAACTCGACCTGACAGGAATCTTTATGCATGGCAAGATCCCCACGCTGAAGATCTCCCTCATTCAGATCTTTAGGGCTCACTTGTGGCAGAAGATTCATGAGAGCATTGTCATGGATCTCTGTCAG GTGTTTGATCAGGAGCTGGATGCTCTTGAGATTGAGACGGTGCAGAAGGAGACCATTCACCCCAGGAAGTCATACAAGATGAACTCATCTTGTGCAGACATCCTCCTCTTTGCATCATACAAGTGGAACGTCTCTCGACCGTCTCTGCTTGCTGATTCAAA GGACGTGATGGACAGCACCACCACACAGAAGTACTGGATCGACATCCAGCTACGCTGGGGTGACTATGACTCGCATGACATCGAGCGCTACGCCAGGGCCAAGTTCCTGGACTATACCACCGACAACATGAGTATCTACCCCTCCCCCACGGGTGTGCTCATTGCTATCGACCTGGCTTACAACCTCCACAG TGCGTATGGTAACTGGTTCCCTGGAAGCAAGCCTCTGATCCAGCAGGCCATGGCCAAGATTATGAAGGCCAACCCTGCCCTGTACGTGCTCAGGGAGCGCATCCGCAAAGGTCTGCAGCTGTACTCCTCTGAGCCCACTGAGCCCTACCTGTCCTCGCAGAACTATGGAGAACTCTTCTCCAACCAGATCATTTGGTTTGTGGATGACACCAACGTGTACCGAGTCACCATCCACAAG ACCTTTGAGGGTAACTTGACCACAAAGCCCATCAATGGAGCTATTTTCATCTTCAACCCCAGGACTGGTCAGCTCTTCCTCAAGATCATTCACACATCTGTGTGGGCTGGACAGAAACGTCTGGGACAG CTGGCCAAATGGAAGACAGCTGAAGAAGTGGCTGCCCTGATTCGCTCCCTCCCCGTGGAGGAGCAGCCAAAACAGATCATTGTAACCAGGAAGGGCATGCTGGACCCTCTGGAG GTCCACTTGCTTGACTTCCCCAACATCGTGATCAAAGGGTCTGAGTTGCAGCTGCCCTTCCAGGCCTGTCTGAAGGTAGAGAAGTTTGGAGACCTGATCCTGAAGGCTACAGAGCCTCAGATGGTGCTGTTCAACCTCTATGACGACTGGCTCAAGACAATCTCGTCTTACACA GCCTTCTCCCGACTCATCCTGATCCTCAGAGCGCTCCACGTCAACAATGACCGGGCCAAGGTGATCCTGAAACCTGACAAGACAACTATCACCGAGCCCCATCACATCTGGCCCACGCTCACTGACGAAGAGTGGATCAAGGTGGAAGTGCAACTCAAAGATCTCATTCTGGCAGATTATGGCAAAAAGAACAA CGTGAATGTGGCCTCACTGACCCAGTCTGAGATCCGTGACATCATCCTGGGTATGGAAATCTCTGCTCCGTCACAGCAGCGTCAGCAGATTGCTGAGATTGAGAAGCAGACTAAAGAGCAGTCGCAGCTCACAGCCACGCAGACCCGAACCGTCAACAAGCACGGCGACGAGATCATCACCTCCACCACCTCCAACTATGAGACCCAGACCTTCTCCTCTAAGACAGAGTGGAGAGTCAG GGCCATATCTGCTGCCAACCTCCACCTCCGAACCAACCACATCTACGTGTCATCTGACGACATCAAGGAGACGGGCTACACCTACATCCTGCCCAAGAATGTCCTCAAGAAGTTTATCTGCATCTCAGATCTGCGTGCACAG ATTGCAGGCTACCTGTATGGCACCAGTCCACCAGACAACCCCCAGGTGAAGGAGATCCGTTGTATCGTCATGGTACCACAGTGGGGGACACACCAGACTGTCCACCTGCCCAACCAGCTGCCTGGTCATGAATACCTTAAA GAAATGGAGCCCCTCGGCTGGATCCATACCCAGCCTAATGAGTCGCCCCAGCTGTCACCACAGGACGTCACCACCCATGCAAAGGTCATGGCTGACAACCCTTCGTGGGACGGAGAGAAGACCATCATCATCACCTGCAG CTTCACCCCAGGCTCGTGCACGCTTACAGCCTACAAGCTGACACCCAGTGGCTATGAGTGGGGTCGGCAGAACACCGACAAGGGCAACAACCCTAAAGGCTACCTGCCGTCTCACTATGAAAGAGTGCAGATGCTGCTCTCTGATCGCTTCCTGGGCTTCTTCATGGTGCCTGGCCAGGTGTCCTGGAACTACAACTTCATGG GTGTTCGTCATGACCCCAACATGAAGTACGACCTGCAGCTGGCCAACCCCAAGGAGTTCTACCATGAAGTCCACCGGCCCTCGCACTTCCTAAACTTTGCCTCCCTGCAGGAGGGTGAGATCTATAACGCAGACCGTGAGGACATGTATGCCTGA